Proteins found in one Candidatus Zixiibacteriota bacterium genomic segment:
- the mrdA gene encoding penicillin-binding protein 2 yields the protein MIGLSRRIVALGVLALVFLALAGRLAYMQLVQVGYYRTIANENRIRMISLAAPRGRILDCNGVPLVVNRPAFSVSVVPADFRGDRPRARLAEALQISTEALGERLRKQTSLPLEPVVVNRDADLRLVSRIEERIEDVSGVMISTDPVREYPTAAWAGHLLGYTRAVGERDLNKRDKTGAPLRGDIGAAGLERWYDDLLRGVDGVGYRQINAYGQALGPMAEYPDIPPIPGDELRLTIDVRLQALADSLLRDYVAGTVVAIDVRTGAVVCLETRPGFDANHFVGGMTANEWDSLRSDSLHPLMTRATMGLYPPGSTSKLVTMAAALESGAMTTSQRLSPCTGGYRFGNRVFGCWKKGGHGSLDMFGAIEQSCDVYWYQAIQRFGLPVWAHHARTSGLGRPTGIQLPGELNGNVPDEPYLDRKYGKGKWSRGLLLNFSIGQGELLVTPLQLVQYFAAIANDGVGMRPQLLAAHRAEGGSWVTTKPEAAFQLPYKKVTIEAMQRACRLVVDGDHGTAIGIRDHQVRMAGKTGTAQNPHGTEHAWFVGYAPSEAPRVAVVALVENVGHGSEFAAPICLEIAKAYLAIDANGIALNTRLSSESN from the coding sequence ATGATTGGGCTATCACGACGTATTGTTGCGCTGGGAGTGCTGGCGTTGGTGTTTTTGGCTCTCGCCGGACGGCTCGCGTACATGCAGTTGGTGCAGGTCGGCTATTACCGCACGATTGCCAACGAAAACCGCATCCGAATGATTTCGTTGGCGGCGCCGCGCGGGCGAATCCTCGACTGTAACGGTGTGCCGCTGGTTGTCAATCGTCCCGCGTTCAGCGTCTCGGTCGTGCCCGCGGATTTTCGCGGTGATCGTCCGCGCGCGCGATTGGCGGAGGCGCTGCAAATCTCGACTGAGGCGCTCGGCGAGCGCCTGCGCAAACAGACCTCATTGCCGCTGGAACCGGTGGTCGTCAATCGCGATGCCGATCTGCGTCTCGTCAGCCGCATCGAGGAACGCATTGAAGATGTCTCGGGAGTCATGATCTCCACCGATCCGGTTCGCGAGTATCCGACTGCGGCCTGGGCCGGGCACTTGCTGGGCTACACGCGGGCCGTCGGTGAACGCGACCTGAACAAGAGAGACAAGACCGGCGCTCCATTGCGCGGCGACATCGGCGCGGCCGGGTTGGAGCGATGGTACGATGATCTGTTGCGCGGTGTCGACGGTGTCGGCTACCGGCAGATCAACGCCTACGGCCAGGCGCTGGGCCCCATGGCGGAGTATCCCGATATCCCGCCGATTCCCGGAGACGAGTTGCGCCTGACGATCGACGTCCGACTGCAGGCGCTCGCCGATTCGCTGCTGCGGGATTACGTCGCGGGGACCGTGGTCGCGATTGACGTCAGGACGGGAGCGGTTGTCTGCCTGGAGACGCGCCCCGGCTTCGACGCCAACCATTTCGTCGGTGGCATGACCGCCAACGAGTGGGACTCACTGCGAAGCGACTCGCTGCATCCGTTGATGACGCGCGCAACCATGGGCTTGTACCCGCCGGGTTCGACGTCGAAACTGGTCACGATGGCGGCTGCGCTGGAGAGCGGCGCCATGACGACGTCGCAGCGGCTCTCCCCGTGCACAGGGGGCTACCGGTTCGGCAACCGTGTCTTCGGGTGCTGGAAGAAGGGCGGTCACGGCTCGCTGGACATGTTCGGGGCGATCGAACAGTCGTGCGATGTCTACTGGTATCAGGCAATCCAGCGGTTTGGACTGCCGGTCTGGGCCCATCACGCACGGACATCCGGCTTGGGCCGACCGACCGGCATCCAACTGCCGGGAGAACTCAACGGCAATGTGCCCGATGAGCCCTATCTCGACCGAAAGTACGGGAAGGGGAAATGGTCACGTGGATTACTCTTAAACTTTTCCATCGGACAAGGTGAGTTGCTGGTCACGCCGCTTCAGCTTGTTCAATACTTTGCCGCCATTGCAAATGACGGGGTCGGTATGCGTCCGCAATTGCTCGCTGCACACCGTGCCGAGGGCGGATCGTGGGTGACGACAAAACCGGAGGCGGCGTTTCAACTGCCGTACAAGAAAGTAACGATCGAGGCGATGCAACGGGCCTGCCGCCTGGTGGTGGACGGTGACCACGGCACGGCGATTGGTATCAGGGATCACCAGGTACGCATGGCGGGGAAGACCGGGACCGCGCAGAATCCGCACGGCACTGAGCACGCGTGGTTTGTCGGCTATGCCCCCTCCGAAGCGCCGCGCGTGGCGGTGGTCGCGTTGGTGGAGAACGTCGGCCACGGCTCGGAGTTTGCCGCACCGATTTGTCTGGAGATTGCGAAGGCCTATCTGGCGATCGACGCGAATGGAATCGCGCTCAACACTCGGCTCTCGTCGGAATCAAACTGA
- the rodA gene encoding rod shape-determining protein RodA: protein MEVLRQRIPSLDWLLVGSTLLLSIIGILLIYTTDASSEQMSPNTLWDKQVIWLTLGLAAFFLAVFVPLRVHEVFAYVYLAIVALVLAILLFGGGGIQGRWISMGAFHVQPSEPAKLAMLFALSRYLAYQKRPPISRRSLLTLSALVGPVWLLVLRQPDLGTSLVFWALLLTMLYWAGAPPLHMFLLVSPLISLILAFNWISWVVFLVVLLFALHFARTGLFTSAGLVVLNILFGIITPLAWNKLLPYQKLRLISFLDPGGDPRGAGYQIIQSKVAIGSGGLWGTGFLEGSQTGLHFLPEKHTDFIFAVAGEQFGLWGTLLILFLFGVFLWRTIEVAHVARSRFARFLAIGAATIVAFQMIVNIGMTVGLMPVTGLPLPFVSYGGSSLISLWFLTGLIANVRRHWQEY, encoded by the coding sequence GTGGAAGTTCTCCGACAACGCATTCCATCGCTCGACTGGCTTCTGGTGGGAAGCACCCTGCTGCTTTCGATCATCGGCATCCTGCTGATCTACACCACCGATGCCAGCAGTGAACAGATGAGCCCTAACACATTGTGGGATAAACAGGTAATCTGGCTGACCCTGGGACTGGCGGCATTCTTTTTGGCTGTTTTCGTCCCGCTGCGGGTGCACGAAGTCTTCGCCTATGTCTATCTGGCAATCGTTGCCCTCGTTCTCGCAATCCTTCTCTTCGGTGGTGGCGGTATTCAGGGACGATGGATTTCGATGGGCGCTTTTCACGTGCAGCCATCGGAGCCGGCCAAGCTGGCCATGCTGTTCGCTCTGTCACGCTATCTGGCCTACCAGAAGCGCCCTCCGATCAGTCGGCGCTCGTTGCTGACGCTCTCGGCGCTGGTGGGGCCCGTTTGGCTGCTGGTGCTCCGACAGCCCGATCTTGGCACATCACTGGTATTCTGGGCACTGCTCTTAACCATGCTCTATTGGGCCGGTGCGCCCCCGCTGCACATGTTCCTCTTGGTCTCACCCCTGATCAGTCTGATTCTCGCTTTCAATTGGATCAGTTGGGTTGTCTTTCTTGTGGTCCTTCTCTTCGCGCTTCACTTTGCCCGTACGGGATTGTTCACTTCGGCGGGGCTGGTCGTGCTCAACATTCTGTTTGGTATCATTACGCCGCTGGCATGGAACAAACTGCTGCCGTATCAGAAACTGCGGCTGATCTCGTTCCTCGATCCGGGCGGTGATCCTCGCGGCGCGGGGTATCAGATTATTCAGTCGAAAGTCGCCATCGGCTCCGGGGGTCTGTGGGGCACCGGTTTCCTCGAGGGGAGCCAGACCGGATTGCACTTTCTGCCGGAAAAGCACACCGATTTCATCTTCGCGGTCGCCGGTGAGCAATTCGGACTGTGGGGGACGCTTCTGATACTCTTCCTCTTCGGCGTATTCCTTTGGCGAACCATCGAAGTGGCGCATGTGGCGCGGAGTCGCTTCGCGCGGTTCCTTGCGATCGGCGCGGCGACGATCGTCGCGTTCCAGATGATCGTCAACATCGGCATGACCGTCGGGCTGATGCCGGTGACAGGACTGCCGTTGCCGTTTGTCTCCTATGGCGGCAGCTCGCTGATCTCCCTGTGGTTCCTGACGGGGCTGATCGCCAACGTGCGTCGTCACTGGCAGGAGTACTGA
- a CDS encoding phosphoribosyltransferase family protein, whose translation MSAFISQTAHDESRLFATATEAVCGTVFFPKRCPVCGSTVLAPGRAWCHACDTHVRLWDQALCFTCRRWRGVPEDRCHATHEESRIRGFTCLGAYDAALGAVVRELKYSGALYLAGPLGSLLASRLDQDASTDLIVPIPTARGKVEKRGVAHAEEIARSIGQATGAEVATDALAWRRRVADQTALTPAQREANLSEALGVRDASLVAGRDVLIVDDVTTTGATINEAARALSAGGAARTGASVVAINLGQTG comes from the coding sequence ATGTCCGCCTTCATCTCACAAACCGCCCATGATGAGAGCCGGCTGTTCGCGACCGCCACCGAGGCGGTTTGCGGAACCGTTTTCTTTCCCAAACGCTGTCCGGTATGTGGCTCGACGGTGCTGGCCCCCGGTCGGGCCTGGTGCCACGCCTGCGACACTCATGTGAGACTTTGGGACCAGGCCTTGTGCTTCACCTGCCGGCGGTGGCGCGGTGTGCCGGAAGACCGCTGCCACGCCACGCACGAAGAATCTCGGATTCGCGGCTTCACTTGCCTTGGCGCATACGATGCCGCACTCGGAGCCGTCGTCAGAGAACTGAAGTACTCCGGTGCGCTGTATCTCGCCGGTCCCCTCGGGAGTCTGCTGGCGTCACGGCTTGACCAGGACGCGTCCACGGATCTGATCGTCCCGATACCGACTGCGCGCGGCAAAGTCGAGAAACGCGGTGTCGCACATGCCGAGGAAATCGCGCGCTCCATCGGACAGGCGACCGGTGCGGAGGTTGCGACCGACGCGCTGGCGTGGCGACGGCGAGTGGCGGATCAAACGGCGCTCACGCCGGCGCAGCGAGAGGCGAATCTGTCTGAGGCACTGGGAGTGCGCGATGCGTCGCTCGTCGCAGGTCGTGACGTATTGATCGTTGACGACGTGACAACGACGGGAGCGACCATCAACGAAGCGGCCCGCGCACTTTCCGCCGGTGGCGCGGCCCGGACCGGCGCGTCGGTCGTGGCGATTAACCTGGGCCAAACAGGATAG
- a CDS encoding tyrosine recombinase: protein MNAWIGRFLDYLVLSAGRSANTLAAYRLDLEQYSEFSHTRGLGHPNEIDARLVGDFVASLSDRGLSAASVARKLSAVRQFHRYLVREDVCRHNPARALRTPRRARHLPDILSVRQVRDLLRHCADNTVRGRRDRALVSVLYGAGLRVSEAAGLKLDDIDFTDRFIRVRGKGGRERLTPFGDMTAAALRGYIEGSRSSTPDTRGCAHVFLGRQGHGISRMSIWRTVRRLALLSGIDRAFTPHTFRHSFATHMLEAGADLRAVQSILGHSSVTTTQIYTHLDRRHLRDVHSRFHPLGDATKSP from the coding sequence GTGAATGCGTGGATCGGGCGATTTCTCGACTATCTGGTTTTATCGGCGGGCCGTTCCGCGAACACGCTCGCGGCCTATCGACTCGACCTCGAACAGTACTCCGAATTCAGTCACACGCGCGGCCTTGGTCATCCCAACGAGATCGATGCGCGACTGGTCGGCGATTTTGTCGCCTCGCTGTCTGATCGGGGCTTGTCGGCTGCGAGCGTCGCGCGCAAGCTCTCGGCGGTTCGTCAGTTTCATCGGTACTTGGTGCGTGAAGATGTCTGCCGTCACAACCCGGCGCGCGCTTTGCGCACGCCGCGTCGGGCCCGTCATTTGCCCGACATTCTCTCTGTTCGACAGGTCCGCGACCTCCTCAGGCACTGCGCCGACAACACTGTGAGGGGACGGCGCGACCGCGCCCTCGTGTCGGTGTTATACGGCGCCGGATTGCGCGTTTCGGAGGCGGCCGGACTCAAGCTCGACGACATCGATTTCACCGACCGATTCATCCGCGTGCGTGGCAAGGGCGGACGCGAGCGATTGACGCCCTTCGGCGACATGACCGCCGCCGCGCTGCGCGGTTACATCGAGGGCTCGCGATCGAGTACGCCCGACACGCGCGGCTGCGCGCATGTGTTTCTTGGCCGACAGGGACACGGCATCTCGCGCATGAGCATTTGGCGCACGGTTCGTCGGCTGGCGCTGCTGTCCGGAATCGATCGGGCCTTTACCCCTCACACATTCCGTCACTCATTTGCCACGCACATGCTCGAAGCCGGGGCCGACTTGCGCGCGGTGCAGTCGATCCTGGGGCACAGTTCGGTCACCACCACGCAGATCTACACGCATTTGGACAGACGGCACCTGCGGGATGTTCACAGCCGTTTCCATCCGCTCGGAGACGCGACAAAATCGCCCTAA
- a CDS encoding diguanylate cyclase → MICAHLHTEADVWPQAIRDALKDFHPELTPFRTRAELSDLALRTLLDLVLIPVLGSEERALKIVHGARTLPALAAVPVVVWHPNPDGEAIRRFLESPVDDLLIGAPTDPAAAARLRMAVRRSWRDLDVNPSSRLPGPTTIERVISEMIAGGEEFAVCYADLDDFKAYNDYYGYFYGDRVIKMCSRIIRETVHEFQPDGFVGHIGGDDFVYLIRPPRIKRICEAVLKRFDAEIPLCYEPRDRRNGYIISKDRRGTAQTYSLMNLSIAVVINRNEMFKHVGEISHMVADLKRYVKSLPGSNYMVERRSKY, encoded by the coding sequence ATGATCTGCGCGCATCTGCACACCGAGGCGGATGTATGGCCACAAGCCATCCGCGACGCGCTGAAAGATTTCCACCCCGAATTGACGCCTTTCCGCACACGCGCCGAGTTGTCCGATTTGGCGCTGCGCACACTTCTTGATCTGGTGCTAATCCCGGTCCTTGGCTCCGAGGAGCGGGCCCTGAAGATCGTCCATGGAGCCCGCACGCTGCCGGCGCTGGCCGCTGTGCCCGTCGTCGTCTGGCATCCCAATCCCGATGGCGAGGCGATCCGGAGATTTCTGGAGTCTCCGGTCGACGACTTGTTGATTGGTGCACCCACCGATCCGGCAGCGGCCGCTCGTTTGCGTATGGCGGTCCGTCGCAGTTGGCGCGATCTCGATGTCAATCCGTCCAGCCGGCTCCCTGGGCCGACGACGATCGAACGGGTCATTTCGGAGATGATCGCCGGCGGCGAGGAGTTCGCGGTCTGCTATGCCGACCTCGACGATTTCAAGGCCTACAACGACTACTACGGATATTTCTACGGCGACCGCGTGATCAAGATGTGTTCGCGGATCATCCGGGAGACGGTCCACGAGTTCCAGCCCGACGGGTTCGTCGGTCACATCGGCGGCGACGATTTCGTGTACCTGATCCGACCTCCCAGGATCAAGCGCATCTGCGAAGCGGTGCTCAAGCGCTTCGACGCGGAGATTCCGTTGTGCTATGAGCCGCGTGACCGTCGCAACGGCTATATCATCTCGAAGGACCGTCGGGGGACGGCGCAGACGTATTCACTGATGAACTTGTCGATCGCGGTGGTGATCAACCGCAACGAGATGTTCAAGCACGTCGGCGAGATATCGCACATGGTCGCCGACCTGAAGCGGTATGTCAAATCCCTGCCGGGATCCAACTACATGGTCGAACGCCGCTCGAAGTATTAA
- a CDS encoding tetratricopeptide repeat protein, which yields MTKPPDRQPVPSTVEPLGWRWFAILAGIALTVRLIVVWQLGQNNPGFHYPAVDSEWHYQWAKDLADGNWLGEGVFFRAPLYPYLLGIWIKLFGDGLWGIRIAQAALGAITTGLIGALGSHVFGRRVGITAGLIWACYGPAIYFESELLISVVAMPLTLGALLLAIRASGQDHRRWVWLAAGLLLGLSAIARPNILLAVPLFWWLAARPLSHFAATDSRWSRAIAVTIGLLLPIIPVTVRNAVIGGDFVLISYQSGVNLYAANTANADGLTLQMPELHLDESVGWNEFVRVTDSLASSIANRRLSPSEISSFWTGKAITAIADNPAAALGRLLTRCYYLFNGFEAGDQTDIYEFSKYSSVLSLLIRKGVIYLPFGLILPLAVVAIPVAWRNRSRGRPLIAFAALYLLTVIPFLALARYRLPVVMIAVILAAVGLWMCVRLVYRRDWSKAALAGGALIALIVILNRPTVERIMWNPAFNYYQQALIHDRRGEWYEAIELYERAIAESPGQIESRKRLARDLVRVGEADSAIATGLAYLAFRPDDADIKSVIGSAYLAMGDTVKARAAWRVAARESSGSAEASFHLGTMALDNGDVGEAIDRFREAVAADSGFAAASNALALIYGRGGNADAAADVLRASIRHAPAYSTTWANLGAVLIEGGHAAEAIEPLNEAIRRLPERTEIRYNLAVAYLRTGNAEDGRTTLEDLIRRSPGDARAADLLYKLDSAQQAAAGETPSSE from the coding sequence ATGACCAAGCCGCCGGATCGCCAACCAGTTCCCTCGACTGTTGAGCCCCTGGGATGGCGGTGGTTCGCAATCCTGGCCGGGATTGCCCTGACCGTCCGCCTGATTGTCGTGTGGCAACTCGGACAGAACAATCCGGGCTTCCACTACCCTGCCGTCGACTCCGAATGGCATTACCAGTGGGCCAAGGACCTGGCCGACGGGAATTGGCTGGGCGAAGGAGTTTTCTTCCGCGCGCCGCTGTACCCCTATCTGCTGGGAATCTGGATCAAGCTGTTTGGCGACGGGCTCTGGGGTATACGAATCGCGCAGGCGGCCCTCGGCGCAATCACGACGGGGCTGATCGGCGCCTTGGGAAGCCATGTTTTCGGTCGCCGAGTCGGGATTACAGCGGGCTTGATCTGGGCTTGTTACGGGCCGGCCATTTATTTCGAATCCGAGTTGTTGATTTCGGTCGTCGCGATGCCGTTGACGCTTGGTGCATTGCTACTGGCAATCCGGGCATCGGGGCAGGATCACCGACGCTGGGTATGGCTCGCCGCAGGGCTGCTGCTCGGTCTCTCCGCGATAGCCCGACCAAATATCCTGCTGGCGGTTCCGCTCTTTTGGTGGTTGGCGGCCCGGCCGTTGTCTCATTTCGCAGCAACGGACTCACGTTGGAGCCGGGCGATCGCGGTCACCATCGGACTGCTGCTGCCGATCATCCCGGTCACCGTCCGCAATGCCGTGATCGGCGGCGACTTTGTCCTCATATCCTACCAAAGCGGGGTCAATTTATATGCGGCGAACACCGCAAACGCCGACGGTCTCACGCTGCAAATGCCGGAATTGCACCTGGATGAATCGGTCGGTTGGAATGAATTCGTCCGCGTGACCGATTCGCTGGCATCGTCGATTGCCAACCGGAGGTTGTCCCCATCGGAGATTTCTTCGTTCTGGACTGGGAAGGCGATCACGGCTATCGCCGACAACCCCGCCGCTGCGCTCGGACGACTGCTGACCAGGTGCTACTATTTGTTCAACGGATTTGAGGCGGGGGACCAAACCGATATTTACGAGTTCTCGAAGTACTCGTCCGTGTTATCGCTGCTGATTCGCAAAGGGGTCATCTATCTCCCGTTTGGCCTGATCCTGCCGTTGGCGGTCGTGGCCATACCGGTCGCTTGGCGTAATCGCTCACGCGGGCGGCCGCTGATTGCCTTTGCGGCGCTCTACCTGCTGACAGTCATCCCGTTTCTGGCGCTGGCGCGGTACCGCCTTCCCGTCGTGATGATCGCCGTCATCCTCGCCGCCGTCGGTCTGTGGATGTGTGTCCGGTTGGTGTACCGCCGTGACTGGTCAAAAGCGGCGCTGGCTGGGGGGGCGTTGATCGCTCTGATCGTCATTCTCAACAGGCCAACAGTCGAGCGTATCATGTGGAATCCGGCGTTCAACTACTATCAACAGGCATTGATTCACGATCGGCGCGGCGAGTGGTACGAGGCGATCGAACTGTACGAGAGAGCCATTGCCGAATCGCCGGGACAGATCGAGTCCCGCAAGCGGCTGGCGCGCGATCTGGTGCGAGTCGGCGAGGCCGATTCCGCGATTGCGACGGGTCTTGCTTATCTGGCGTTCCGGCCCGATGATGCCGACATCAAATCCGTTATCGGCTCGGCCTACCTGGCAATGGGAGACACGGTCAAGGCACGCGCGGCCTGGCGAGTCGCCGCCAGAGAATCAAGCGGCTCTGCCGAGGCGAGTTTCCATCTCGGCACGATGGCATTGGACAACGGCGACGTCGGCGAAGCGATTGACCGATTCCGTGAGGCCGTTGCCGCCGACTCCGGCTTTGCGGCGGCAAGCAACGCGCTGGCCCTGATCTACGGGCGCGGCGGCAACGCGGACGCAGCGGCCGACGTGCTGCGGGCCTCGATTCGTCATGCGCCGGCGTACTCCACTACATGGGCGAATCTGGGGGCGGTGCTGATCGAGGGGGGGCACGCCGCCGAGGCAATCGAGCCCTTGAACGAAGCGATTCGGCGCCTGCCCGAACGCACCGAGATTCGCTACAATCTTGCCGTGGCTTATCTGCGAACGGGAAACGCCGAGGACGGGCGCACGACGTTGGAGGACTTGATTCGCCGTTCGCCCGGCGATGCCAGAGCGGCCGATCTGTTGTACAAGCTCGATTCCGCGCAACAGGCCGCCGCCGGAGAAACGCCGTCGTCGGAGTGA
- a CDS encoding energy-coupling factor transporter transmembrane component T — protein sequence MTVYAGSRADANFDPRVFILAGISISVWIGTAQSLRGACLWFTAALIGAVAARNRISQSILSFRRVLFGGAVIALISMAFYQLASGDDGTVLFRLGPVVISTSSLTLAGRMALRLLAFILAAATLIALQSPEQLAAGMARLLKPLRPFRIPVESVYYLVYFAFRMAPMLASETQTIRLAQRSRCGGEPSSLLGRIRESGSIVLPVFAAGLRRADRLSWALAARGFDVRHLPAAVSRLRFRTTDYLTTLLVLAGWAVWLIPRFR from the coding sequence ATGACCGTTTACGCGGGCTCACGCGCTGACGCGAACTTCGACCCGCGCGTGTTCATACTGGCCGGCATCTCAATTTCAGTCTGGATCGGAACCGCGCAAAGTCTGAGGGGCGCCTGCCTCTGGTTTACGGCGGCGCTCATCGGCGCTGTCGCTGCGCGCAACAGGATCAGTCAGAGCATTCTGTCTTTTCGCCGTGTCCTGTTCGGAGGTGCAGTGATTGCGCTGATCTCGATGGCATTCTACCAACTCGCATCCGGAGACGATGGGACGGTCCTGTTCCGCTTGGGCCCGGTTGTCATCTCAACGTCCAGTCTGACGCTCGCTGGACGTATGGCCCTGCGCCTGCTTGCGTTCATCCTGGCAGCCGCGACCCTGATCGCCTTGCAATCCCCCGAACAACTCGCCGCCGGGATGGCGCGGCTGTTGAAACCGCTGCGACCATTCAGGATCCCGGTCGAAAGCGTTTACTACCTTGTCTACTTTGCATTTCGGATGGCCCCCATGCTGGCGTCGGAGACCCAAACAATTCGTCTCGCCCAACGATCGCGCTGCGGAGGCGAGCCGTCATCGCTTTTGGGACGTATCCGTGAATCCGGATCGATCGTCCTGCCGGTCTTCGCTGCCGGCCTGCGCCGCGCCGACCGGTTGTCATGGGCGTTGGCTGCGAGGGGATTTGACGTCCGCCATCTTCCCGCGGCTGTCAGCCGTCTTCGATTCCGCACAACCGACTATCTGACGACATTGCTGGTTCTTGCGGGTTGGGCGGTCTGGCTGATCCCTCGTTTTCGCTGA
- the truA gene encoding tRNA pseudouridine(38-40) synthase TruA — MPRYRIDCAYHGAAFSGWQRQPGQRTVQSVLELWLGRILGQPGGIDVTGAGRTDAGVHAELMVAHFDVDQPIDAVAVCHRLRAALPDDIVVKAIRPVDSDFHARYRAIGRTYEYRVQFTASPFGRDRWWFVPETIDVTVLEACAESVMGRHDFRGFCLAESQRSDNHCTVCESHWSQDGTRLIYRISADRFLHEMVRLIVGTMVDAARGRFDAERVAEIISSADVRLCGTAAPPHGLTLVSVSYPGDADSAGETG; from the coding sequence ATGCCCCGCTACCGAATCGATTGCGCCTACCACGGCGCCGCATTTTCCGGGTGGCAGCGTCAACCCGGACAGCGCACCGTGCAGAGTGTGCTGGAACTGTGGCTGGGTCGAATTCTTGGTCAGCCGGGAGGGATCGATGTCACGGGGGCGGGGCGTACCGATGCCGGTGTCCACGCTGAGCTGATGGTCGCGCACTTCGATGTCGACCAGCCGATCGATGCCGTGGCCGTTTGCCATCGATTGCGCGCCGCTCTTCCCGACGACATTGTTGTCAAAGCGATCCGGCCGGTCGATAGCGACTTTCACGCCCGATACCGAGCCATCGGTCGGACGTATGAGTATCGAGTGCAGTTCACGGCCAGCCCATTCGGGCGCGACCGCTGGTGGTTTGTGCCGGAGACCATCGACGTCACCGTCCTTGAAGCGTGTGCCGAGTCGGTAATGGGACGACATGACTTCCGGGGATTCTGCCTTGCCGAATCGCAAAGGTCCGACAATCACTGCACGGTCTGTGAGTCGCATTGGAGTCAGGATGGGACCCGCCTGATCTACCGCATCAGCGCCGATCGCTTCCTCCATGAGATGGTCAGACTTATTGTCGGGACGATGGTCGATGCCGCCCGGGGACGCTTTGACGCCGAACGAGTCGCCGAGATCATCTCATCGGCCGATGTCCGGTTGTGCGGCACGGCCGCCCCGCCACACGGGTTGACACTCGTATCGGTATCCTATCCCGGAGACGCCGACAGTGCCGGTGAAACCGGTTGA
- the fsa gene encoding fructose-6-phosphate aldolase, whose protein sequence is MKIFLDTANIDEIREAADWGILDGVTTNPTLVSREGRDFEQVLSEIVAIVQGPVSAEVVAEDADEMVRQGEHLASLNPHIVVKIPMLPEGLKALRRLSEKEIATNCTLIFNATQGLLAAKAGATYVSPFLGRLDDIGQDGMELIGQLVTIFDNYALNTEVLAASIRHPLHVVQAALRGADVCTMPHKVLRQIVKHPLTDIGIEQFTSDWQKLAAAGQKLAIGAT, encoded by the coding sequence GTGAAGATCTTTTTGGATACCGCGAACATAGACGAGATACGCGAGGCGGCCGACTGGGGCATTCTCGACGGCGTCACCACGAATCCCACTCTGGTGTCGCGCGAAGGGCGCGATTTCGAGCAGGTGCTGAGCGAAATCGTCGCAATCGTTCAGGGGCCGGTCTCCGCCGAAGTGGTGGCCGAAGACGCCGACGAGATGGTCCGGCAGGGCGAGCACCTGGCGTCGCTGAATCCGCACATCGTGGTGAAGATTCCAATGCTCCCCGAAGGACTGAAAGCGCTGCGACGACTCAGTGAGAAGGAAATCGCCACCAATTGCACGCTAATCTTCAACGCTACGCAAGGGCTGCTGGCGGCCAAGGCGGGTGCGACGTATGTCTCGCCGTTTTTGGGCCGGCTGGATGACATCGGTCAGGACGGCATGGAGTTGATCGGCCAGTTGGTGACGATCTTCGACAACTACGCGCTCAACACCGAGGTGCTGGCAGCTTCAATCCGACATCCGTTGCATGTCGTGCAGGCGGCGCTGCGCGGCGCCGATGTCTGCACCATGCCGCACAAGGTCCTCCGTCAGATTGTCAAACACCCGCTGACCGATATCGGCATCGAGCAGTTCACCAGCGACTGGCAGAAACTGGCCGCGGCGGGGCAAAAGCTGGCCATCGGCGCGACCTAA